The Zalophus californianus isolate mZalCal1 chromosome 8, mZalCal1.pri.v2, whole genome shotgun sequence genome has a segment encoding these proteins:
- the FITM2 gene encoding fat storage-inducing transmembrane protein 2 has protein sequence MRPKGRSGFFRAKGKTVAERTRGSRRWPMRSGMEHLECCARLLRGTLVRAAVRRYLPWALAAFMMAGSLLKELSPLPESYLSNKRNVLNVYFVKLAWAWTFCLLLPFIALTTYHLTGKAGLVLRRLSTLLVGTAIWYVFTALFSNIEHYTGSCYQSPALERVRKEHQSKQQCHGEGGFWHGFDISGHSFLLTFCALMIVEEMAVLHEVKTDRSHRLHTPITSLVVALGFLTFIWVWMFLCTAVYFHNLSQKVFGTLFGLLSWYGTYGFWYLKSFSPGLPPQSSSLNLKQDSYKE, from the exons ATGCGTCCGAAGGGACGCAGCGGCTTCTTCCGAGCGAAGGGCAAGACGGTGGCCGAGAGGACACGGGGAAGCAGACGGTGGCCGATGAGGTCGGGCATGGAGCATCTGGAGTGCTGCGCAAGGCTCCTCCGGGGGACGCTAGTGCGAGCGGCGGTGCGGCGCTACCTGCCCTGGGCGCTGGCGGCCTTCATGATGGCGGGCTCCCTCCTCAAGGAGCTCTCCCCGCTGCCCGAGAGCTACCTCAGCAACAAGCGCAACGTCCTCAACGT GTATTTTGTGAAACTGGCCTGGGCCTGGACCTTCTGTCTCCTCCTGCCTTTCATTGCCCTCACCACCTACCACCTGACAGGCAAGGCTGGCCTGGTCCTACGGCGGCTGAGTACCCTGCTTGTGGGCACAGCCATCTGGTATGTCTTCACAGCTCTTTTCTCCAACATTGAACACTACACGGGCAGCTGCTACCAGTCGCCCGCCCTGGAGCGGGTCAGAAAGGAGCACCAGAGCAAGCAGCAGTGCCACGGGGAAGGAGGCTTTTGGCATGGCTTTGACATCTCGGGCCACTCCTTCCTGCTGACCTTCTGCGCCCTCATGATTGTGGAGGAGATGGCCGTGCTGCATGAGGTGAAGACAGACCGGAGCCACCGTCTCCACACCCCCATCACCAGCTTGGTGGTGGCCCTGGGCTTTCTGACCTTCATCTGGGTGTGGATGTTTCTGTGCACGGCCGTTTACTTCCACAACTTGTCCCAGAAGGTGTTCGGCACCCTATTTGGTTTGCTGAGCTGGTATGGGACCTATGGGTTTTGGTATCTGAAATCCTTTTCCCCAGGACTTCCTCCCCAGAGCTCTAGTTTGAATTTGAAGCAAGACAGTTacaaggaataa